One part of the Candidatus Zixiibacteriota bacterium genome encodes these proteins:
- the rpoB gene encoding DNA-directed RNA polymerase subunit beta, which translates to MARKGSIERISYGRISDAAEMPNLLDIQLESYNSFLQLSTPPEKRLKQGLQQIFEEIFPITDIAENHVLEFVNYALGTARYSIDECRERNMTYASPLRATLRLISKQGEGEQKQVKDVIEQDVYLGELPLVTEWGTFIVNGAERVIVSQLHRSPGVFFDEETHPNGKILYSARIIPYRGSWLEFIIDVNDIMYVYIDSRRKLPVTTLLRAVGYATDEEFIHAFYNVSTLELAGKKPEAIEGQVVAESIIDKETGEILVAAATTITTAEYAKIKEAGIKKIKVVVRENVRDALVIVNTISKDATRTRDEALAKIYSLLRPGEPPTMEMAEALLEKLFFNTKRYDLGEVGRYMINQRLGLDIPLSTTVLDVKDFVAIIKYLTALRNGNGVVDDIDHLGNRRARTVGELLANLFSVGLSRVAKSIRERLSLKPRNDLESDPVTPQLLINARTVSAVIDTFFGSSQLSQFMDQTNPLSELTHKRRLSALGPGGLTRERAGFEVRDVHHTHYGRVCPIETPEGPNIGLIASMATFARINKYGFLETPYRRVKKGKITDELVFLTADEEDRYIIAQADEPMDKNGHFVNEMLKARSRSDYPIVKPEDIHFIEVSPKQIVSVAASLIPFLEHDDANRALMGSNMQRQAVPLLKAETPIIGTGMERKVAIDSGAAMVARRAGMVVYASAQKIIIKPHIKPKSDELAFIEDDEYPLTSFRRSNQDTCINYRPLVKEGETVEAGDVIADGPGTDQGELALGCNVTVAFMPWRGYNFEDAIILSERLLREDIFTSIHIEEFEMQVRDTKRGSEEITREIPNVSEEALLNLDEHGIVRIGAEVEAGDILVGKVTPKGETELSPEERLLRAIFGEKAGDVKDASLKAPPGMKGVVIDTKVFSRKERTEEAKKQERSEIAQIKKHFGKLKQNIVNHRNKRIAEILAGHTSNSIRLTADNSVLIRAGHKYDASHLESFDFDAAYAPDGYCDNTGINKKVDSIIKEAADLIALKDSQMAVEIDKVIRGAELSPGVKQLVKVKVAIRRKLAVGDKMAGRHGNKGVVSRIVPIEDMPYLQDGTPVDILLNPLGVPSRMNVGQILETHLGWAADKLNIHIATPVFDGAQLEQIKEMLKKAQLPESGKTRLIDGYTGMPFDNEVTVGNIYMMKLSHLVDDKIHARSIGPYSLVTQQPLGGKAQFGGQRFGEMEVWAMEAYGAAYALQELLTVKSDDVTGRSKVYEAIVKGENPPEPGIPESFNVLIKELQALGLDVKLIEK; encoded by the coding sequence TTGGCACGCAAAGGAAGTATTGAACGGATAAGCTACGGCAGAATCAGTGATGCGGCCGAAATGCCGAATTTGCTGGATATCCAACTGGAATCCTATAACAGCTTCCTGCAGTTGTCGACACCCCCCGAAAAACGACTTAAGCAGGGATTACAGCAGATATTTGAAGAGATTTTCCCCATTACCGACATTGCTGAAAATCATGTTCTGGAGTTTGTCAACTACGCGCTCGGCACGGCGCGATATTCCATAGACGAATGCCGGGAAAGAAATATGACTTATGCCTCCCCTCTCAGGGCAACCCTCCGACTGATCTCCAAGCAGGGGGAGGGAGAGCAGAAGCAGGTTAAGGACGTCATTGAACAGGATGTGTACCTCGGCGAGCTTCCCCTGGTGACTGAATGGGGAACATTTATTGTCAACGGCGCGGAGCGGGTGATTGTCAGTCAGTTGCATCGTTCTCCGGGGGTGTTCTTCGATGAAGAGACTCATCCCAACGGAAAAATTCTCTATTCAGCCCGCATAATTCCATATCGCGGAAGCTGGCTGGAGTTTATTATCGATGTTAATGATATTATGTACGTCTATATTGATTCCCGACGCAAACTGCCCGTCACCACGCTTCTGCGCGCCGTAGGATATGCCACCGATGAAGAGTTCATTCATGCTTTCTACAATGTCTCCACTCTCGAATTGGCCGGCAAGAAACCTGAGGCGATCGAGGGCCAGGTTGTCGCGGAGTCGATTATCGACAAAGAGACCGGCGAAATTCTTGTTGCCGCCGCCACCACCATCACCACCGCCGAATATGCCAAGATAAAGGAAGCCGGGATCAAGAAGATTAAGGTTGTGGTGAGAGAAAATGTCCGTGATGCCCTGGTCATCGTGAATACCATCAGCAAGGATGCTACCAGAACCCGTGATGAAGCGCTGGCAAAAATATACTCACTCCTGCGTCCCGGTGAGCCGCCCACCATGGAAATGGCCGAGGCGCTTCTGGAAAAGCTGTTCTTCAATACCAAGCGGTACGATTTGGGCGAAGTGGGCCGCTACATGATTAACCAGCGGCTGGGACTGGATATTCCTCTTTCCACCACCGTGCTGGATGTCAAGGATTTTGTGGCCATTATCAAGTATCTTACCGCTTTGCGCAACGGTAATGGCGTGGTCGATGATATCGATCACCTCGGAAACCGCCGTGCGAGAACGGTTGGTGAGCTTCTCGCCAATCTCTTTTCGGTCGGACTCTCGCGCGTCGCCAAGTCAATTCGTGAAAGGCTCTCCCTCAAGCCGAGAAACGACTTAGAAAGCGACCCGGTTACCCCGCAGCTTCTTATCAACGCGCGCACTGTTTCGGCTGTCATCGACACCTTCTTCGGTTCCTCCCAGCTCTCGCAGTTTATGGATCAAACTAATCCTCTTTCGGAACTGACTCATAAGCGGAGGTTGTCTGCCCTTGGTCCCGGCGGTCTGACCAGGGAACGGGCCGGATTCGAAGTGCGCGACGTGCACCATACTCATTACGGCCGCGTCTGTCCCATTGAAACTCCGGAGGGTCCGAACATCGGGCTGATTGCCTCCATGGCCACTTTCGCCAGAATCAACAAATACGGTTTTCTGGAAACGCCGTATCGCCGGGTCAAAAAGGGGAAGATTACCGATGAACTTGTCTTCTTGACGGCCGACGAGGAAGACCGCTATATAATCGCCCAGGCCGATGAGCCGATGGACAAGAATGGTCATTTTGTCAACGAGATGCTCAAAGCCCGCAGCCGTTCCGATTATCCGATCGTCAAACCCGAGGATATTCATTTTATCGAGGTTTCTCCCAAGCAGATTGTCTCTGTGGCTGCTTCGCTTATACCATTTCTGGAGCATGACGATGCCAACCGTGCCCTGATGGGCTCAAACATGCAGCGCCAGGCGGTGCCACTCCTGAAAGCAGAGACCCCCATTATCGGCACCGGCATGGAAAGAAAAGTGGCCATTGATTCCGGAGCTGCCATGGTGGCCCGCCGCGCCGGTATGGTCGTATATGCTTCCGCACAAAAAATCATCATCAAGCCGCATATCAAACCCAAATCCGATGAACTCGCGTTCATCGAAGACGACGAATATCCCCTTACCAGTTTCCGTCGCTCAAACCAGGATACCTGTATCAACTACCGGCCGCTGGTGAAAGAAGGCGAGACGGTGGAAGCGGGTGATGTCATCGCCGACGGTCCCGGAACCGACCAGGGTGAGCTGGCCCTGGGATGCAACGTCACGGTCGCCTTTATGCCCTGGCGGGGTTATAATTTTGAAGACGCTATCATTCTTTCCGAAAGACTGCTCCGCGAGGATATTTTCACATCCATCCATATCGAAGAATTTGAAATGCAGGTGCGGGACACCAAGCGCGGGTCGGAAGAAATCACGCGTGAAATTCCCAATGTTTCCGAAGAGGCGCTCCTGAATCTGGATGAGCACGGTATCGTACGCATCGGCGCCGAAGTGGAAGCGGGAGATATTCTGGTCGGGAAAGTGACTCCGAAGGGCGAAACGGAATTATCGCCGGAGGAAAGACTCCTGCGGGCCATTTTCGGGGAGAAGGCCGGAGATGTGAAGGATGCCTCTCTGAAGGCGCCGCCGGGGATGAAAGGCGTTGTTATCGACACCAAGGTCTTTTCACGCAAGGAAAGAACGGAAGAGGCCAAGAAGCAGGAAAGAAGCGAAATTGCACAGATCAAAAAGCATTTCGGAAAATTAAAGCAGAATATAGTCAACCACAGGAATAAGCGGATTGCCGAAATTCTGGCCGGTCATACCAGCAACTCCATCCGCTTGACGGCGGACAATTCGGTGCTGATCCGGGCCGGTCATAAGTACGATGCTTCTCATCTTGAATCTTTCGATTTCGATGCCGCCTACGCGCCTGACGGTTACTGCGACAACACCGGCATAAACAAGAAAGTTGATAGCATTATCAAGGAAGCCGCCGATCTTATCGCCCTCAAAGACTCCCAGATGGCCGTTGAGATCGACAAAGTGATTCGGGGAGCGGAGCTTTCGCCCGGTGTCAAGCAGCTGGTCAAGGTCAAGGTGGCCATACGCCGGAAGCTGGCCGTGGGTGACAAGATGGCCGGCCGCCATGGCAACAAAGGCGTCGTTTCGAGAATCGTCCCGATCGAGGATATGCCGTATCTTCAGGATGGAACCCCCGTCGATATTCTTCTCAATCCCCTTGGCGTCCCTTCCCGTATGAATGTCGGGCAGATTCTGGAGACCCATCTGGGTTGGGCTGCGGATAAGCTGAATATCCATATCGCCACGCCGGTGTTCGACGGCGCCCAGTTGGAGCAGATAAAGGAAATGCTGAAGAAAGCGCAGCTTCCCGAAAGCGGCAAGACCAGACTTATCGATGGTTACACCGGTATGCCTTTCGATAACGAGGTGACGGTGGGAAATATTTATATGATGAAACTCTCCCATCTCGTCGACGACAAAATTCACGCCCGTTCCATCGGGCCGTACAGTCTTGTTACCCAGCAGCCGCTGGGCGGAAAGGCGCAGTTTGGCGGTCAGCGTTTTGGGGAAATGGAAGTCTGGGCGATGGAAGCCTATGGCGCCGCCTATGCCCTCCAGGAGCTTCTGACCGTCAAATCGGATGATGTGACCGGCCGCAGCAAGGTTTATGAAGCGATTGTCAAGGGAGAAAATCCCCCCGAACCGGGTATTCCCGAGTCGTTCAACGTGCTCATAAAAGAACTGCAGGCCCTCGGTCTGGATGTCAAATTGATTGAGAAATAA
- the rplJ gene encoding 50S ribosomal protein L10 produces MPKPEKIESVSEVKKYLQDSKSVFVTDYTGLNVADITRLRKNLRDSSVKYLVAKNTLIKIAAQETGYEGIVDHLSGQTALAFGFDDPSVPAKILYNTFKEKQRPVIKVFVVDKKLFAGAEIVRLAELPTRDVLLAQVVAAVESPISSLIMSIDGVFQELVGTLDALAMAKTA; encoded by the coding sequence ATGCCAAAACCGGAAAAAATTGAAAGTGTCAGCGAAGTCAAGAAATATCTCCAGGATTCCAAATCGGTATTTGTCACCGATTATACCGGCCTGAATGTCGCCGATATAACTCGTCTGCGTAAAAATCTCCGCGATAGTTCCGTCAAGTATCTGGTGGCGAAGAATACTCTTATCAAGATTGCCGCTCAGGAAACCGGCTATGAAGGTATCGTGGATCACCTGAGCGGACAGACCGCTTTAGCCTTCGGATTCGATGATCCCTCCGTCCCAGCCAAGATTCTCTATAATACCTTCAAGGAAAAGCAGCGGCCGGTAATCAAGGTTTTTGTGGTTGATAAAAAGCTTTTTGCCGGCGCCGAAATTGTCCGCCTGGCCGAGCTCCCGACCCGGGATGTGCTCCTGGCGCAGGTGGTGGCGGCGGTGGAATCGCCCATCAGTTCTCTGATAATGTCAATTGATGGTGTTTTTCAGGAGTTGGTGGGAACTCTGGATGCTCTGGCTATGGCCAAAACGGCATGA
- the rplK gene encoding 50S ribosomal protein L11, translated as MAKKVQTTIKLQIPAGNANPAPPVGPALGQHGVNIMEFCKAFNAQTQHLGGITTPVVITVYVDKSFTFVTKTPPASVLLVKAAGLQKGSGEPNRTKVGKVTMQQVRDIAQLKMTDLNAATLETAMSMVAGTARSMGIEIEG; from the coding sequence GGCAACGCCAACCCGGCGCCGCCGGTAGGCCCCGCTCTCGGCCAGCATGGTGTCAACATCATGGAATTCTGCAAGGCTTTTAATGCTCAGACGCAGCATCTGGGCGGTATAACAACCCCGGTGGTTATCACGGTTTATGTCGATAAATCGTTCACTTTTGTTACCAAGACGCCTCCCGCGTCGGTTCTTCTGGTTAAGGCGGCCGGTCTGCAGAAAGGTTCCGGCGAGCCAAATCGTACCAAGGTCGGCAAAGTGACCATGCAGCAGGTCCGCGATATTGCCCAGTTGAAAATGACGGATCTCAACGCCGCCACCCTTGAAACAGCGATGTCGATGGTGGCCGGAACGGCCCGCTCGATGGGTATTGAAATAGAAGGTTAA
- the rplA gene encoding 50S ribosomal protein L1, whose translation MQHSRRYKTYKEQVDRTRHYGLKEAVKIMKTNSHCKFDESVEVAARLGVDPKHADQMVRGTVALPHGTGKSIRVLVFAAGEKETEAKEAGADFIGNTDLVEKIQGGWLDFDVAVATPDMMKVIGRLGKILGTRGLMPNPKAGTVTMDIGKTVRELKAGRIEYRVDRQANIAVAVGKVSFSEEAIAENVMTFVDALVKAKPASAKGQYIKSLSLCSTMGIGLKLDFQSLLIDMKK comes from the coding sequence ATGCAACATTCACGTCGTTACAAAACTTACAAGGAGCAGGTCGATCGAACCCGCCACTATGGTCTCAAGGAGGCGGTGAAGATTATGAAGACCAACAGCCATTGTAAGTTTGATGAATCGGTGGAAGTGGCCGCTCGGCTGGGGGTTGACCCCAAACATGCCGACCAGATGGTTCGCGGGACAGTGGCGCTTCCTCACGGAACCGGAAAGAGTATCCGGGTGCTGGTTTTCGCCGCCGGTGAAAAGGAGACCGAAGCCAAAGAGGCCGGCGCCGATTTTATCGGCAATACTGATCTGGTGGAAAAAATCCAGGGTGGCTGGCTTGATTTTGATGTGGCCGTGGCCACCCCCGACATGATGAAGGTCATTGGCCGGCTGGGAAAGATTCTCGGAACCCGCGGCCTGATGCCGAATCCCAAGGCCGGAACGGTCACGATGGATATCGGCAAAACCGTCCGGGAGTTGAAGGCCGGACGGATTGAATATCGTGTCGACCGGCAGGCCAATATCGCTGTAGCGGTCGGAAAAGTCTCTTTTTCCGAAGAAGCGATTGCCGAAAATGTCATGACCTTTGTCGATGCTCTCGTCAAGGCCAAACCGGCCTCGGCCAAGGGCCAATATATAAAGAGCCTCTCCCTCTGCTCCACTATGGGTATCGGTTTGAAGCTCGATTTCCAGTCCCTCTTAATTGATATGAAGAAATGA
- the rplL gene encoding 50S ribosomal protein L7/L12, which produces MATENVVINEIVEKIASLSAMELADLSKAIQDKFGVTPMAPVAAAAPAAGAAAPAEEQTQFDVVLNAVGDKKIQVIKVVRELTGLGLKEAKDLVDGAPKKVKEGVSKDEAKAAQEKLQEVGAVVEVK; this is translated from the coding sequence GTGGCTACCGAAAACGTAGTAATCAACGAAATAGTCGAGAAGATAGCCTCTCTCTCGGCAATGGAACTGGCCGACCTGTCCAAAGCGATTCAGGACAAATTTGGCGTAACCCCGATGGCTCCGGTGGCGGCGGCTGCGCCGGCCGCTGGCGCTGCTGCTCCGGCCGAAGAGCAAACCCAATTCGACGTGGTTCTCAATGCCGTCGGCGATAAGAAGATTCAGGTCATCAAAGTCGTTCGCGAATTGACCGGCCTGGGCCTGAAGGAAGCCAAGGACCTTGTTGATGGAGCCCCCAAGAAGGTTAAAGAGGGTGTCTCCAAGGATGAGGCCAAAGCGGCTCAAGAAAAACTGCAGGAAGTCGGCGCAGTCGTTGAAGTAAAGTAG